One region of Thunnus albacares chromosome 8, fThuAlb1.1, whole genome shotgun sequence genomic DNA includes:
- the LOC122987547 gene encoding HEPACAM family member 2-like, with protein MAVWDKKIPWSFMLFLAGVAGVDVNYQPPVCAVKGSTVTLPCTFTPLKSFNQNGKEVPMRIVRVRWCVDHEVCQGTTPTVYDSNSTMPDSRYQYLGDMKGNCTLQIRDIQMKDNAIFYFRMEADNPRGHFTGQSGVRVRVAEPVRMRINSSSDAGELCQNQKVTLSCRTTTCTFHQLEVTWFKDGSALPQSGPALQLGPLTAEDSGNYTCGLKINTKTISPPYAVRVEEAEEKEKDEGTKLLIVRVVLFTLHTVLIVIATAIIIKRTCVCKKAAAAENSEMCDGGVICELSTV; from the exons ATGGCAGTTTGGGACAAAAAGATTCCCTGGAGCTTCATGCTGTTTCTGGCTG gtGTTGCTGGTGTAGATGTAAACTATCAACCTCCTGTTTGTGCTGTGAAAGGGTCGACTGTTACCCTCCCCTGCACCTTCACACCACTGAAGTCCTTCAATCAGAATGGAAAAGAAGTTCCAATGCGGATCGTCAGAGTCCGCTGGTGTGTGGACCATGAAGTTTGTCAAGGGACCACCCCAACTGTGTATGACAGCAACTCAACGATGCCCGACTCTCGTTACCAATACCTGGGAGACATGAAGGGAAACTGCACTTTACAGATCAGAGACATTCAGATGAAGGACAACGCAATCTTCTACTTCAGAATGGAAGCTGACAACCCTAGAGGACATTTTACTGGGCAGTCAGGAGTGAGAGTCAGAGTCGCTG AACCGGTCAGAATGAGAATAAACAGCTCCAGTGATGCCGGAGAGCTCTGCCAGAATCAAAAAGTCACACTGAGCTGCAGAACAACAACCTGCACCTTCCACCAGCTGGAGGTCACCTGGTTCAAAGATGGCAGCGCCCTCCCACAGTCTGGCCCCGCCCTCCAGCTCGGCCCGCTGACTGCAGAGGATTCTGGGAACTACACCTGTGGTCTGAAAATCAATACCAAGACAATCTCCCCGCCGTACGCCGTGCgtgtggaggaggcagaggagaaggagaaagatgAAG GCACGAAACTGCTGATTGTTCGTGTGGTTCTGTTCACGCTGCACACTGTGCTCATCGTCATAGCGAcagccatcatcatcaaaaG GACATGTGTTTgcaagaaagcagcagcagcagagaactCAGAGATGTGTGACGGTGGAG